A genome region from Stenotrophomonas maltophilia includes the following:
- a CDS encoding membrane protein, translating into MSDPRNGPPPLPGSVPATPPPLPAASLDRPGSPQDVPPLPGSFPLDTSTLPQAIRDEVEAPDPVAIDTSASELKDGLNRCPKCGATDIRPKAGTDILVCLYCRHEWHGARVEEEFGLGEAIDQLRGTVIASGARDIDANTSALMTFKCTGCGAEVMVNTESTMTTRCHWCRHVFGVNEQIANGAVPDAVLPFHIKKDDAVARIRQFVDKRRMFALKAFKDQFTPENVVGVFLPYMIVDSNVSAAVAGKGEIKTREYTVGSEKNKRTLYDADVYQVERQVDFTVDDLPLESSAERGNLDTRANTNNIINTILPFDTKNAVKWNASYLAGFTSEKRNLDVERLRPRLEDQLLSIARAQVEGSVKRYNRGVRWEQEQLEVHGTRWVSMYLPVWLYSYHQPGKNGGMLHYIAVNGRTGETMGSVPVQQWKMLLAALATGTVIEALAIAFLVAST; encoded by the coding sequence ATGTCCGATCCCCGAAACGGCCCACCGCCGCTGCCCGGATCCGTGCCCGCGACGCCGCCGCCCCTGCCGGCGGCGTCGTTGGATCGGCCGGGTTCGCCGCAGGACGTCCCTCCCCTGCCCGGCAGCTTCCCGCTGGACACTTCGACGCTGCCGCAGGCGATCCGCGATGAAGTGGAAGCGCCTGATCCGGTTGCCATCGACACCTCGGCCAGCGAGCTGAAGGATGGCCTCAACCGCTGCCCGAAGTGCGGCGCCACCGACATCCGACCCAAGGCCGGCACCGATATCCTGGTCTGCCTGTACTGCCGTCACGAATGGCATGGCGCGCGGGTCGAGGAGGAATTCGGGCTGGGCGAGGCCATCGACCAGCTGCGCGGCACCGTCATCGCCTCCGGCGCACGCGACATCGATGCCAACACCTCGGCGTTGATGACGTTCAAGTGCACCGGCTGCGGCGCCGAAGTCATGGTCAATACCGAAAGCACGATGACAACGCGCTGCCACTGGTGCCGCCACGTCTTCGGCGTCAACGAGCAGATCGCCAACGGCGCGGTGCCAGATGCCGTGCTGCCCTTCCATATCAAGAAGGACGATGCGGTCGCACGCATCCGCCAGTTCGTCGACAAGCGCCGGATGTTTGCGCTGAAGGCGTTCAAGGACCAGTTCACCCCGGAAAACGTGGTGGGCGTATTCCTGCCCTACATGATCGTCGACAGCAATGTCAGCGCGGCCGTGGCCGGCAAGGGCGAGATCAAGACGCGCGAATACACGGTGGGCAGCGAGAAGAACAAGCGCACCCTGTACGACGCCGATGTCTACCAGGTCGAGCGCCAGGTGGATTTCACCGTCGATGACCTGCCACTGGAATCCTCGGCCGAGCGCGGCAATCTGGATACTCGCGCCAACACCAACAACATCATCAACACCATCCTGCCGTTCGACACCAAGAACGCGGTGAAGTGGAACGCCTCGTACCTGGCCGGCTTCACTTCGGAGAAGCGCAACCTGGATGTGGAAAGACTGCGGCCGCGGCTGGAAGACCAGCTGCTGTCGATTGCCCGCGCACAGGTGGAAGGTTCGGTGAAGCGCTACAACCGTGGCGTGCGCTGGGAACAGGAACAGCTGGAGGTGCATGGTACCCGCTGGGTATCGATGTACCTGCCGGTGTGGCTGTATTCCTACCATCAGCCGGGAAAGAACGGCGGCATGCTGCATTACATCGCAGTGAATGGCCGCACCGGCGAGACCATGGGCAGCGTACCCGTGCAGCAATGGAAGATGCTGCTGGCGGCACTGGCCACCGGCACCGTCATTGAAGCCCTCGCAATAGCATTCCTGGT
- a CDS encoding NAD(P)-binding domain-containing protein, with translation MAAHLARAGYEVRGWSRSDRNHAAARAAGIDVCEAVDEVFAACDHLILMLANDDAIDSVLDRHSAAFGERVEGRLLINMGTSSAAYSQALAEQIRAAGGRYVEAPVSGSRVQAEAAQLVILLAGADADLAAAAPLVAPMGRQTVCCGAVPSALRMKLAVNLYLITLVTGLAEAVHFAEAHGIELDRFAQVLNAGPMASEVSRIKLDKMVRGDFSVQASITDVRKNSGLVAAAAHEVGMHAPLIDASDALFAQALASGSGALDMAAVLQAVRAGPTGTGRR, from the coding sequence ATGGCGGCCCATCTGGCTCGCGCAGGTTACGAGGTACGCGGCTGGTCGCGCTCAGACCGCAACCATGCTGCCGCGCGCGCCGCCGGCATCGACGTCTGCGAGGCAGTGGACGAAGTATTCGCGGCCTGCGACCACCTCATCCTGATGCTGGCCAACGACGATGCCATCGACAGCGTGCTCGACCGCCATAGCGCGGCGTTCGGCGAGCGGGTCGAGGGCCGCCTGCTGATCAACATGGGCACCAGCTCGGCAGCGTACTCGCAGGCGCTGGCCGAGCAGATCCGTGCCGCGGGCGGCCGCTACGTCGAGGCGCCGGTGTCCGGCTCACGCGTACAGGCCGAAGCGGCGCAGCTGGTGATCCTGCTGGCCGGTGCGGATGCCGACCTCGCGGCAGCCGCCCCACTGGTTGCACCGATGGGCAGGCAAACGGTGTGCTGTGGTGCAGTGCCGTCCGCGCTGCGCATGAAGCTGGCGGTGAACCTGTACCTGATCACCCTGGTCACCGGCCTGGCCGAAGCGGTGCACTTCGCCGAAGCCCACGGCATCGAGCTGGACCGCTTCGCGCAGGTGCTCAACGCAGGGCCGATGGCCAGCGAAGTATCACGCATCAAGCTGGACAAGATGGTCCGTGGCGACTTCAGCGTGCAGGCGTCGATCACCGACGTGCGCAAGAACAGTGGGCTGGTAGCCGCTGCCGCCCATGAGGTCGGCATGCATGCGCCCTTGATCGACGCCAGCGACGCGCTGTTCGCACAGGCACTGGCGTCCGGGTCGGGGGCGCTGGACATGGCGGCCGTGCTGCAGGCTGTACGGGCCGGGCCAACCGGCACGGGCCGGCGCTGA
- a CDS encoding SPFH domain-containing protein: MGLVQAVKGAVGGVLADQWKDFYTVPAGLPSTAALFAAVPQGTNAGRGSNTSGSSNIITNGSKIIVPEGYGLLLFQDGAITAFVAEPGGYEWRSDDLNSQSIFAGDGLVSTFIKQSWERFKFGGQPGSQQAAYFVSLKELPDNRFGTQSEIYWDDGFLNTQVGAVTRGSYTLKIVDPILFVKNFVPASYLRPGQVFDFTDLDNAAANQLFNEVVGSLAPAFSLYTNDPGKGNRITKLQQDSLGFAQSLSAAVEQGYQWKSDRGLAIVKTAIVSIEYDANTRELLKTVQRADALSGARGNSNLQASVAQGIQSAGENGGAAGLVGVGMASGMFGVGGMQQPVAPAADDPVAKLKKAKEMLDLGLITQSDYDALKAKALGL; encoded by the coding sequence ATGGGTCTGGTACAGGCGGTGAAGGGTGCGGTTGGCGGTGTTCTGGCCGACCAGTGGAAGGACTTCTACACCGTGCCGGCGGGCCTGCCGTCCACGGCGGCCCTGTTCGCGGCGGTGCCGCAGGGCACCAATGCCGGACGCGGCTCCAACACCAGCGGCTCGTCCAACATCATCACCAACGGCTCGAAGATCATCGTGCCCGAAGGCTACGGCCTGCTGCTGTTCCAGGACGGCGCGATCACTGCGTTCGTCGCCGAACCGGGTGGCTATGAGTGGCGCTCGGACGATCTGAACTCGCAGTCGATCTTCGCCGGCGACGGCCTGGTCAGCACCTTCATCAAGCAGAGCTGGGAACGCTTCAAGTTCGGCGGCCAGCCCGGCTCGCAGCAGGCCGCCTACTTCGTCTCGCTGAAGGAGCTGCCCGACAACCGCTTCGGCACCCAGTCGGAAATCTACTGGGACGACGGCTTCCTCAACACCCAGGTCGGCGCGGTCACCCGTGGCTCGTACACGCTGAAGATTGTCGACCCGATCCTGTTCGTGAAGAACTTCGTGCCGGCCAGCTACCTGCGGCCCGGCCAGGTGTTCGACTTCACTGATCTGGACAATGCCGCCGCCAACCAACTGTTCAATGAAGTGGTCGGTTCGCTGGCCCCGGCCTTCAGCCTGTACACCAACGACCCGGGCAAGGGCAACCGCATCACCAAGCTGCAGCAGGACTCGCTGGGCTTCGCGCAGAGCCTGTCGGCCGCGGTTGAACAGGGCTACCAGTGGAAGTCGGACCGCGGCCTGGCCATCGTCAAGACCGCCATCGTCTCGATCGAATACGACGCCAACACCCGCGAACTGCTGAAGACCGTGCAGCGCGCCGATGCGCTGTCCGGTGCGCGTGGCAACTCCAACCTGCAGGCCAGTGTTGCCCAGGGCATCCAGTCGGCAGGCGAGAATGGCGGCGCGGCAGGCCTGGTCGGAGTCGGCATGGCATCTGGCATGTTCGGTGTCGGCGGCATGCAGCAGCCGGTGGCCCCGGCTGCGGACGACCCGGTCGCCAAGCTGAAGAAGGCGAAGGAAATGCTGGACCTGGGCCTGATCACCCAGAGTGACTACGACGCGCTCAAGGCCAAGGCACTGGGCCTGTAA